A genome region from Desulfuromonadales bacterium includes the following:
- a CDS encoding 2-oxoacid:ferredoxin oxidoreductase subunit beta: MAYDYDKYLRPGKLPHIWCPGCGHGIAMKGLIRAIDSCGLDKNNTAIVSGIGCASRLPGYVDFNTLHTAHGRAAAFATGVKMAKPEMNVIVVGGDGDGTAIGGNHFIHACRRNIDMTYVIFNNFIYGMTGGQFSPCTPTGDKASTTPYGNPDPIFDISKLAIGAGATFVARTTSFHATQIDKLIAEGIKHKGMAVIEVLDDCPTTYGRRNKFRSVVDMMKRLKEIAVPVAAASKMTAEQLKGKVLTGVLYKEEKPEYCEQYAKVIAKAQGA; the protein is encoded by the coding sequence ATGGCTTACGATTACGATAAATACCTGCGTCCCGGGAAACTCCCCCACATCTGGTGCCCGGGCTGCGGCCACGGCATCGCCATGAAGGGTCTGATCCGGGCCATCGACAGCTGCGGTCTTGACAAGAACAACACCGCCATCGTCTCCGGCATCGGCTGCGCCAGCCGTCTGCCCGGTTACGTCGACTTCAACACCCTGCACACCGCCCACGGCCGGGCCGCGGCCTTCGCCACCGGCGTCAAGATGGCCAAGCCCGAGATGAACGTGATCGTCGTCGGCGGCGACGGCGACGGCACCGCCATCGGCGGCAACCACTTCATCCATGCCTGCCGCCGCAACATCGACATGACCTACGTCATCTTCAACAACTTCATCTACGGCATGACCGGCGGCCAGTTCTCCCCCTGCACCCCGACCGGCGACAAGGCCTCCACCACCCCCTACGGCAACCCGGATCCGATCTTCGACATCAGCAAGCTGGCGATCGGCGCCGGTGCCACCTTCGTGGCCCGCACCACCAGCTTCCACGCCACCCAGATCGACAAGCTGATCGCCGAGGGGATCAAGCACAAGGGGATGGCGGTCATCGAAGTCCTCGACGACTGCCCCACCACCTACGGCCGCCGCAACAAGTTCCGCAGCGTCGTCGACATGATGAAGCGGCTCAAGGAGATCGCCGTGCCGGTGGCCGCGGCTTCGAAGATGACTGCCGAGCAGCTCAAGGGCAAGGTCCTGACCGGCGTCCTCTACAAGGAAGAGAAGCCCGAGTACTGCGAACAGTACGCCAAGGTCATTGCCAAGGCGCAGGGCGCCTGA
- a CDS encoding 2-oxoacid:acceptor oxidoreductase family protein gives MAKRYEIRFSGAGGQGLITAGIILAEAASIVEGKHAVQSQSYGPEARGGASKSEVIISDGPIDYPKATIVDACLAMTQESADKYANGIKAGGVLLLDSDFVKREPQGDFKTYKFPITRTAKDDIGREIVANVVALGAMIALTDAVSREAGEKAVLSRVPEAFLELNKKAYNMGYEKVKELLK, from the coding sequence ATGGCTAAAAGATATGAGATTAGATTTTCCGGCGCCGGTGGTCAGGGCCTGATCACCGCCGGCATCATCCTGGCCGAAGCGGCGTCCATCGTTGAAGGAAAACACGCCGTCCAGTCGCAGAGCTACGGCCCCGAAGCCCGCGGCGGCGCTTCCAAGTCGGAGGTCATCATCTCCGACGGCCCCATCGACTACCCCAAGGCGACCATCGTCGACGCCTGTCTGGCGATGACCCAGGAGTCGGCCGACAAGTACGCCAACGGCATCAAGGCGGGCGGCGTGCTGCTGCTCGACTCGGACTTCGTCAAGCGCGAGCCGCAGGGGGATTTCAAGACCTACAAGTTCCCCATCACCCGTACCGCCAAGGATGACATCGGCCGCGAGATCGTCGCCAACGTCGTCGCCCTCGGCGCGATGATCGCCCTGACCGACGCCGTCTCCCGCGAAGCCGGCGAGAAGGCCGTCCTCTCCCGCGTCCCGGAAGCCTTCCTTGAACTGAACAAGAAGGCCTACAACATGGGCTACGAGAAGGTCAAGGAACTGCTCAAGTAA